One Thermococcus sp. JdF3 genomic window carries:
- a CDS encoding Tfx family DNA-binding protein — protein sequence MGKGSFLTEQQIKILRLRARGLKQSEIAEMLGTSRANISILERRALDKIEKARNTLLIWEQINSKISVEVRKGEDIFNVPERLFLKADELRVKVPYSTAEIIAFLVEHAPISDRIAKRDFTLFLDAKDRLRISECLLEDFDKVGKQE from the coding sequence ATGGGGAAGGGGAGCTTTCTAACCGAGCAGCAGATTAAAATTCTCAGGCTCCGCGCCAGGGGCCTCAAACAGAGCGAGATAGCCGAGATGCTCGGAACGAGCCGGGCCAACATAAGCATCCTTGAGAGGCGCGCGCTTGACAAGATCGAGAAGGCCAGAAACACCCTTCTGATATGGGAGCAGATAAACTCCAAGATAAGCGTCGAGGTGAGGAAGGGTGAGGACATCTTCAACGTTCCGGAGAGGCTCTTCCTGAAGGCCGACGAGCTGAGGGTGAAGGTGCCGTACAGCACGGCGGAGATAATCGCCTTTCTCGTGGAGCACGCCCCGATAAGCGACAGGATAGCGAAGCGTGACTTCACGCTCTTCCTTGACGCCAAGGACAGGCTCAGGATAAGCGAGTGCCTACTTGAGGACTTCGATAAGGTGGGGAAGCAGGAGTGA
- a CDS encoding CidB/LrgB family autolysis modulator, producing MNPLGITLTLVVFYLFSELHARKRAFYTNPVLLSIITIAVILKWFGIPYGSYMDSAVILKFLLGPAVVSLAVPVYKGRETIKAYAREIALGVAVGGTVAILSAFYIAQLLGGSEEVLLSIAPKSVTTAIAIGISEKIGGIPALTAVLVILTGIMGNAVGPELLSATGVRDRIARGLAMGVSSHGLGTARIILDDELAGAVSGLAMALNGVFTSLLLPHLIEVLK from the coding sequence ATGAACCCGCTCGGAATAACCCTCACCCTGGTGGTCTTCTACCTGTTCTCGGAGCTTCACGCCAGGAAAAGGGCCTTCTATACCAACCCGGTTCTCCTCTCCATAATCACGATAGCGGTCATCCTTAAGTGGTTCGGAATCCCCTACGGGAGCTACATGGATAGCGCGGTTATACTCAAGTTCCTCCTCGGGCCTGCGGTGGTGAGTTTGGCCGTTCCGGTTTACAAGGGCAGGGAGACCATAAAGGCCTACGCGAGGGAGATAGCGCTCGGAGTAGCCGTCGGCGGAACGGTTGCAATCCTCAGCGCCTTCTACATCGCGCAGCTCCTCGGCGGTAGCGAGGAGGTCCTCCTCAGCATAGCCCCAAAGAGCGTTACCACGGCCATAGCAATCGGCATAAGCGAGAAGATAGGGGGCATTCCAGCTTTAACCGCGGTCCTCGTGATACTCACCGGGATAATGGGGAACGCGGTTGGGCCGGAGCTGCTGAGCGCGACGGGGGTACGGGACAGAATAGCACGCGGTCTGGCGATGGGTGTGAGCTCCCACGGCCTTGGAACGGCGAGGATAATACTGGACGATGAGCTCGCGGGAGCGGTGAGCGGACTGGCGATGGCTCTGAACGGCGTCTTCACGTCACTCCTGCTTCCCCACCTTATCGAAGTCCTCAAGTAG
- a CDS encoding UPF0147 family protein yields MSELIGQIVQVLKEQVVQDTVVPRNIRRAAEQAIEALLDESKEPAVRAADAIAILEEISEDPNMPMHTRTIIWEVLGALEQVK; encoded by the coding sequence ATGAGCGAGCTCATCGGTCAGATCGTGCAGGTTCTCAAGGAGCAGGTCGTTCAGGACACCGTCGTTCCCAGGAACATCAGGCGCGCCGCCGAGCAGGCCATAGAGGCTCTCCTCGACGAGAGCAAGGAGCCGGCCGTTAGAGCGGCCGATGCCATAGCGATCCTCGAGGAGATAAGCGAGGACCCGAACATGCCTATGCACACGAGGACGATCATCTGGGAGGTCCTCGGTGCCCTTGAGCAGGTCAAGTGA
- the cobO gene encoding cob(I)yrinic acid a,c-diamide adenosyltransferase, which produces MSWKDKLGLVHIYTGNGKGKTTAAFGLAVRMLGSGGKVIILQFMKAPDVYGEQKKIAECGAVIESFGLPKFVHGKPEPDDIEAAKKALQRAREVVSSGEWDLVILDEICVALGFGMLDVEEVKGLIKNKAPHTELVLTGRYCPEELFELADYVTEMREVKHPYQRGILARRGVEF; this is translated from the coding sequence ATGTCCTGGAAAGACAAGCTCGGCTTGGTTCACATCTACACCGGCAACGGGAAGGGAAAAACTACCGCGGCATTTGGCCTCGCCGTGAGAATGCTCGGCTCCGGCGGAAAGGTGATAATCCTCCAGTTCATGAAGGCTCCCGATGTGTACGGCGAGCAGAAGAAGATAGCGGAGTGCGGCGCGGTCATAGAGTCCTTCGGCCTGCCCAAGTTCGTCCACGGGAAGCCGGAGCCGGACGACATAGAGGCGGCCAAAAAAGCTCTCCAGCGCGCGAGGGAGGTAGTCTCAAGCGGCGAGTGGGATCTGGTGATCCTCGACGAAATCTGCGTCGCCCTCGGCTTCGGAATGCTCGACGTCGAGGAAGTCAAGGGGCTCATCAAGAACAAAGCGCCGCACACGGAGCTCGTCCTGACCGGCCGCTACTGCCCGGAGGAGCTCTTCGAGCTGGCCGACTACGTGACGGAGATGAGGGAAGTCAAGCATCCCTACCAGAGGGGGATTCTCGCGAGGAGGGGCGTTGAGTTCTGA
- a CDS encoding CidA/LrgA family protein, with translation MRPYRGLAIIFGFYALGEFTGFALNLTIPGSVLGMLFLLGALLTGAIKLEWVEGEAELFVRNMSVMFIPPGVGIVTYLGLIKSQAVPIFVALILSFLITLVVTAKTVELLRREEK, from the coding sequence ATGAGGCCCTACCGCGGACTGGCGATAATATTCGGCTTCTACGCCCTGGGTGAGTTCACAGGCTTTGCCCTCAACCTGACGATTCCGGGGAGCGTGCTCGGCATGCTCTTCCTCCTGGGAGCGCTGCTCACAGGTGCCATCAAACTGGAGTGGGTGGAGGGCGAGGCCGAGCTGTTCGTCAGAAACATGAGCGTCATGTTCATCCCTCCCGGCGTCGGGATAGTCACCTACCTCGGCCTGATAAAGAGCCAGGCGGTGCCGATATTCGTCGCCCTGATACTGAGCTTCCTGATTACGCTGGTCGTCACAGCGAAGACGGTTGAACTCCTCAGGAGGGAGGAGAAATGA
- a CDS encoding aldolase, protein MSRAIKTQLVKYSRLAHKRGLTAAFGGNLSIRRENLVFIKATGAVMDDMTAEQVAVIDMSGRQVSGVRPSSEYRLHLAVYRTRPDVRAIAHLHPPYSIVASTLVEGELPIITPEAEIYLRRIPIAPFRPAGTEELADVTSEALQNSDAAIMARHGIVTVGKTLREAFYKAELVEESAKLWYMGRKV, encoded by the coding sequence ATGAGCAGGGCAATCAAAACCCAACTGGTGAAGTACTCCAGACTGGCCCACAAGAGGGGACTCACGGCCGCCTTTGGCGGAAACCTGAGCATCAGGAGGGAAAACCTCGTCTTCATCAAGGCCACCGGAGCGGTGATGGACGACATGACTGCCGAGCAGGTCGCCGTAATCGACATGAGCGGAAGGCAGGTCTCCGGGGTGAGGCCGTCGTCGGAGTACAGGCTCCACCTTGCGGTTTACAGAACGAGGCCCGACGTCAGGGCCATCGCCCATCTGCACCCACCGTATTCCATCGTCGCCTCGACGCTGGTGGAGGGCGAACTGCCGATAATAACCCCCGAGGCCGAGATATACCTGAGGAGAATCCCGATAGCTCCATTCAGGCCCGCTGGGACTGAAGAGCTGGCGGATGTCACCTCGGAGGCCCTCCAGAACTCAGACGCAGCAATAATGGCCAGGCACGGCATAGTGACCGTGGGGAAAACCCTCAGGGAGGCGTTCTACAAGGCCGAACTCGTCGAGGAGAGCGCGAAGCTCTGGTACATGGGCAGAAAAGTGTGA
- a CDS encoding transposase — protein sequence MKLYEPVTLAMPLAKRIGGLILEKGRLPEGDEIREFMREFGLEESCLDRGMAIYRTKFLVVLAFPRGENAVIDVISSSGELSDALEVIAYRDRELGAFVVEILPANDLEYEGNIGIEPIIIDEKTLEPESNPVLGHFEEDEEGLFLVIDRETYSRWRENGDPHTCPICGGELAWKVEKAYCRDCGYGVRVVKE from the coding sequence ATGAAGCTGTACGAACCGGTCACGCTCGCGATGCCCCTTGCGAAGAGGATCGGCGGGCTCATACTTGAGAAGGGCCGCCTTCCAGAGGGGGACGAAATCAGGGAATTCATGAGAGAGTTCGGCCTCGAGGAGAGCTGTCTCGACAGGGGGATGGCGATATACAGGACAAAGTTCCTGGTCGTCCTCGCGTTCCCGCGCGGAGAGAACGCTGTCATCGATGTTATATCATCCAGCGGAGAGCTGAGCGACGCCCTCGAGGTCATAGCGTACAGGGACAGGGAGCTGGGTGCCTTCGTCGTGGAGATACTGCCCGCCAACGACCTCGAGTACGAGGGCAACATCGGGATAGAACCGATAATCATAGACGAAAAGACCCTCGAGCCCGAGAGCAACCCCGTTCTCGGCCACTTCGAGGAGGATGAGGAGGGGCTCTTCCTCGTCATAGACCGCGAGACCTACTCGAGGTGGAGGGAAAACGGCGACCCCCACACCTGCCCGATATGCGGCGGAGAGCTCGCCTGGAAGGTGGAGAAAGCCTACTGCCGGGACTGCGGCTATGGAGTGAGGGTGGTGAAAGAATGA